One Halobaculum roseum DNA segment encodes these proteins:
- a CDS encoding dihydrofolate reductase, whose protein sequence is MPDGPGSTDGSPSTGADTDGEGGGGGDIRVSLIAAVAANGVIGAEGGMPWHFPADMRHFKETTTGHPVIMGRRTYESIASDIGGPLPDRTNVVLSRSDPDLPEEVIVTGSVEEALAAARADAAERGVDTVYVAGGGAVYGQFLPLADELVLTEIHDSHEGDTEFPEFDRGEWVEVDREEHDAFDFVVYERRR, encoded by the coding sequence ATGCCGGACGGTCCCGGCTCGACCGACGGGTCCCCTTCGACCGGCGCCGACACGGACGGTGAGGGCGGAGGCGGCGGCGATATTCGCGTCTCGCTCATCGCCGCCGTCGCCGCCAACGGCGTCATCGGCGCCGAGGGCGGGATGCCGTGGCACTTCCCCGCGGACATGCGCCACTTCAAGGAGACCACAACGGGACACCCCGTGATCATGGGCCGGCGGACGTACGAGTCGATCGCGAGCGACATCGGCGGCCCGCTGCCCGACCGGACGAACGTCGTCCTCTCGCGGTCGGACCCGGACCTCCCGGAGGAGGTGATCGTCACCGGGTCCGTCGAGGAGGCGCTCGCGGCCGCCCGCGCCGACGCCGCCGAACGGGGCGTCGACACCGTCTACGTCGCCGGCGGCGGCGCCGTTTACGGGCAGTTCCTCCCGCTTGCCGACGAGCTAGTCCTCACCGAGATCCACGACTCACACGAGGGGGACACCGAATTTCCCGAGTTCGATCGGGGTGAGTGGGTCGAGGTCGACCGGGAGGAACACGACGCGTTCGACTTCGTCGTCTACGAGCGCCGGAGATAG
- a CDS encoding DUF7522 family protein: MSQLLPDEAADRLVSTCRTTVGDNARSVTFFTRTDHEQLYLRDDLEQDADLMAFIGTERQDFAMASDGYSGTELGEYRYTLRVFENGYAVRIDGRDKGVLVTSDGMELRDFNHLASAVSATLEEWEGED; encoded by the coding sequence ATGTCCCAACTGCTGCCCGACGAGGCCGCGGACCGACTCGTGTCGACGTGCCGGACGACGGTCGGCGACAACGCCCGCTCGGTGACGTTCTTCACGCGGACCGACCACGAGCAGCTGTACCTGCGCGACGACCTGGAGCAGGACGCCGACCTGATGGCCTTCATCGGCACAGAGCGCCAGGACTTCGCGATGGCCAGCGACGGCTACTCGGGGACTGAGTTGGGCGAGTACCGCTACACCCTTCGGGTGTTCGAGAACGGCTACGCCGTCCGTATCGACGGACGCGACAAGGGCGTCCTCGTCACCAGCGACGGCATGGAGCTTCGCGACTTCAACCACCTCGCCAGCGCCGTCTCCGCGACGCTGGAGGAGTGGGAAGGCGAGGACTGA
- a CDS encoding class I SAM-dependent methyltransferase, translating to MSTADPGGDAVEGDGTDPFGRAIREFARDEQTEPLWCVDGAERVEHPIEGFYFAERDESAYETLDSDGLAAPLLDLGAGAGRDVLRFQERYEGEVVGLEPSAHLVATMRERGVDSAVRGDMFALRESFDRDRFRGVYAHGTQLGLARPPHRLREFLADLAFVTTDDAVAVVDNYDPEADGARDLLGWRPDPTPGMGYRVMHFEYEGDVGDTLLFRPFAPDVLREACVGSEWSVATVRYSNDHHYEAVLRKP from the coding sequence ATGTCGACCGCCGATCCCGGAGGTGACGCCGTCGAGGGCGACGGAACGGACCCGTTCGGCCGCGCGATCCGCGAGTTCGCGCGCGACGAGCAGACCGAGCCGCTGTGGTGCGTCGACGGCGCCGAGCGCGTGGAACACCCGATCGAGGGGTTCTATTTCGCCGAGCGCGACGAGTCGGCCTACGAGACGCTCGATTCCGACGGACTGGCGGCGCCGCTGCTCGATCTGGGCGCCGGCGCCGGTCGCGACGTGCTCCGGTTTCAGGAACGCTACGAGGGGGAGGTGGTGGGGCTGGAGCCGTCCGCCCACCTCGTCGCGACGATGCGCGAGCGCGGCGTCGACTCGGCGGTTCGGGGCGACATGTTCGCGCTACGGGAGTCGTTCGACCGCGACCGCTTCCGCGGGGTGTACGCCCACGGCACCCAACTCGGACTGGCGCGACCGCCGCACCGCCTCCGGGAGTTCCTCGCCGACCTCGCGTTCGTGACGACCGACGACGCAGTCGCCGTCGTCGACAACTACGACCCCGAGGCGGACGGGGCGCGCGACCTCCTCGGCTGGCGGCCGGACCCCACGCCGGGGATGGGCTACCGCGTGATGCACTTCGAGTACGAGGGGGACGTGGGCGACACCCTGCTGTTCCGGCCGTTCGCGCCCGACGTGCTCCGGGAGGCGTGCGTCGGCTCGGAGTGGTCGGTCGCGACGGTCCGGTACTCGAACGACCACCACTACGAGGCGGTGCTGCGGAAACCCTGA
- a CDS encoding lamin tail domain-containing protein, with translation MARPRLVALACCLLLVLAGCVVGPAGSDATVGGGDTATAPPGSDGTPATAAPPADGIRVTVVEIVDGDTFRFEYENGTTDTARLLGVDTPEVYGENSPDEFEGVPDTEAGRSCLREYGDRASAYAKNRLLGEEVTLAFDSNEPRRGYYDRLLVYVHHDGGSFNYALIDRGLARVYDSSFERGDRFYAAEERAMAADRGLWTCRDGTPGPAGEDETIATASATATPAGDGVVVSRIHADAEGEDGENLNDEYVVLTNRGDEPVDLSGWTLSDEAGFTYEFPDGVTLPADASLTLHVGSGEDTETDLYWGRERPTLNNDGETVTLRDEDGNLVAERST, from the coding sequence ATGGCTCGCCCTCGCCTCGTCGCGCTCGCCTGCTGCCTCCTGCTCGTGCTCGCGGGTTGTGTCGTCGGGCCGGCGGGCAGCGACGCGACCGTCGGCGGCGGGGACACCGCGACCGCGCCGCCCGGCTCGGACGGAACGCCGGCCACCGCCGCCCCGCCGGCGGACGGCATCCGCGTGACCGTCGTCGAGATCGTCGACGGCGACACGTTCCGGTTCGAATACGAGAACGGCACGACCGACACGGCCCGGCTGCTGGGCGTCGACACGCCGGAGGTGTACGGCGAGAACTCCCCGGACGAGTTCGAGGGCGTCCCCGACACGGAGGCCGGCCGGTCGTGTCTCCGCGAGTACGGCGATCGCGCCAGCGCCTACGCGAAGAACCGCCTGCTCGGCGAGGAGGTGACGCTCGCCTTCGACTCGAACGAGCCCCGTCGCGGCTACTACGACCGGCTGCTCGTGTACGTCCACCACGACGGCGGGTCGTTCAACTACGCGCTGATCGACCGCGGGCTGGCCCGCGTGTACGACTCGTCCTTCGAACGCGGCGACCGCTTCTACGCCGCCGAGGAGCGGGCGATGGCCGCCGACCGCGGGCTGTGGACCTGCCGCGACGGCACGCCCGGCCCCGCCGGCGAGGACGAGACGATCGCCACCGCGTCCGCGACGGCGACGCCCGCCGGCGACGGGGTCGTCGTCTCGCGGATCCACGCCGACGCCGAGGGCGAGGACGGCGAGAACCTCAACGACGAGTACGTCGTCCTCACGAACCGCGGCGACGAGCCGGTCGACCTCTCGGGGTGGACGCTGTCGGACGAGGCTGGCTTCACCTACGAGTTCCCCGACGGCGTGACGCTCCCCGCGGACGCGTCGCTCACGCTCCACGTCGGCAGCGGCGAGGACACCGAGACGGACCTGTACTGGGGCCGGGAACGACCGACGCTCAACAACGACGGCGAGACGGTGACCCTGCGCGACGAGGACGGGAACCTCGTCGCCGAGCGGTCGACCTGA
- a CDS encoding YqjF family protein, with protein MVLPLEMGWRHLLFENWPVDPDVMDAHLPDGLVPDTYDGSAWLSVVPFTNVAVRPKGMPEGAGIRLPELNVRTYVTRDGVPSVYFFSLDAQGVASVVGARVFHRLPYYYARISLGSDGRGGVRFRSRRLHPGSRPARYEATYRPTGEGFRAPDDPMAEFLVERYRFYTEAQDGSIRYTDVDHEPWTLHPAEADVTANTLLRSHGFTTPDADPVYHYSPGLDVVTSRSKRL; from the coding sequence ATGGTCCTCCCGTTGGAGATGGGCTGGCGACACCTCCTGTTCGAGAACTGGCCCGTCGACCCCGACGTGATGGACGCGCACCTGCCCGACGGGCTGGTGCCCGACACCTACGACGGCTCGGCGTGGCTCTCGGTCGTCCCGTTCACCAACGTCGCCGTTCGGCCGAAGGGGATGCCGGAGGGCGCCGGCATCCGCCTCCCGGAGCTCAACGTCCGCACGTACGTCACCCGCGACGGCGTCCCGAGCGTCTACTTCTTCAGCCTCGACGCGCAGGGAGTCGCCAGCGTCGTCGGGGCCCGGGTGTTCCACCGCCTCCCGTACTACTACGCGCGGATCTCGCTCGGCTCGGACGGCCGCGGCGGCGTCCGCTTCCGGAGCCGTCGCCTCCACCCCGGCAGCCGGCCGGCGCGCTACGAGGCGACGTACCGCCCGACCGGCGAGGGGTTCCGCGCCCCCGACGACCCGATGGCCGAGTTCCTCGTCGAGCGGTACCGCTTCTACACGGAGGCGCAGGACGGGTCGATCCGCTACACGGACGTGGACCACGAGCCGTGGACGCTGCACCCCGCCGAGGCCGACGTGACGGCGAACACACTCCTGAGATCCCACGGCTTCACGACGCCGGACGCCGACCCTGTGTACCACTACAGCCCCGGGTTGGACGTGGTAACGTCGCGGAGCAAGCGGCTGTAA
- a CDS encoding tautomerase family protein codes for MPHLRFDLSVAVTDDERASFAEWVAETYAEVMDTGTDHVGVAVVESDPQLGGAGEDDPVALVNADVRVGRTVDQRHALARRLTTELGDRFGIPERTVYVVVTEHEGADFVLGGEPLDAWEPAERDGSSVGRDGDAGS; via the coding sequence GTGCCACATCTTCGCTTCGACCTCTCGGTCGCCGTCACCGACGACGAGCGCGCGTCGTTCGCCGAGTGGGTCGCCGAGACCTACGCCGAGGTCATGGACACCGGAACCGACCACGTCGGCGTGGCGGTCGTCGAGAGCGACCCGCAGTTGGGCGGGGCCGGGGAGGACGACCCGGTCGCGCTCGTGAACGCGGACGTGCGCGTCGGCCGAACCGTCGACCAGCGACACGCGCTCGCCCGCCGCCTCACCACGGAACTCGGCGACCGGTTCGGGATTCCCGAGCGGACGGTGTACGTCGTCGTCACGGAGCATGAGGGCGCCGACTTCGTGCTCGGCGGGGAGCCGCTCGACGCGTGGGAGCCCGCCGAGCGCGACGGTTCGAGCGTCGGCCGCGACGGCGATGCCGGGTCGTAG